One window of the Spea bombifrons isolate aSpeBom1 chromosome 8, aSpeBom1.2.pri, whole genome shotgun sequence genome contains the following:
- the GPR50 gene encoding melatonin-related receptor produces MMEVNRTCMDCLPPGADGIGGDEGASPGLTTALAVVLIFTIVVDILGNVLVILSVLRNKKLQNAGNIFVVSLSVADLVVAVYPYPVILIAIFHNGWTLGNIHCQISGFLMGLSVIGSVFNITAIAINRYCYICHSLRYDKLYNQRSTFCYLCLTWILTVLAIVPNFFVGSLQYDPRVFSCTFAQTVSSSYTITVVVVHFLVPLAVVTFCYLRIWVLVIQVKQRVRQDSRQKLTPTDLRNFLTMFVVFVLFAVCWGPLNFIGLAVAINPFQVAPKIPKWLFVLSYFMAYFNSCLNAVIYGLMNQNFRKEYKRILMSLWTPRLLFIDTSKGGTEGIKSKPSPAGTNNNEADLYV; encoded by the exons ATGATGGAGGTGAACAGGACCTGCATGGATTGCTTGCCACCTGGTGCTGATGGCATAGGGGGAGATGAAGGTGCTTCTCCTGGACTGACTACTGCTCTTGCTGTTGTCCTGATCTTCACCATCGTTGTGGACATTCTAGGCAACGTACTGGTCATTCTGTCAGTTCTGAGGAACAAGAAGCTCCAGAACGCTG GTAACATATTCGTGGTGAGCTTGTCCGTTGCCGATCTGGTGGTGGCAGTCTACCCATATCCAGTAATACTCATTGCTATATTCCATAATGGATGGACACTAGGAAATATCCATTGCCAGATCAGTGGCTTTTTAATGGGCCTTAGTGTTATTGGTTCAGTTTTTAACATTACAGCCATAGCCATCAACAGGTACTGCTACATTTGTCACAGCCTCAGATATGACAAGCTTTATAACCAGAGGAGCACGTTCTGCTATCTATGCTTAACATGGATACTGACGGTTCTAGCAATCGTGCCAAACTTTTTTGTTGGGTCTTTACAATATGATCCACGTGTCTTCTCGTGTACTTTTGCCCAGACGGTAAGCTCTTCATACACCATTACAGTTGTTGTTGTACATTTCTTAGTCCCTCTGGCCGTGGTGACATTCTGTTATCTGAGAATATGGGTTCTGGTTATCCAAGTGAAGCAGCGGGTGCGACAAGACTCCAGGCAAAAGCTGACACCAACAGATCTAAGGAACTTTTTGACTATGTTTGTAGTGTTTGTTCTTTTTGCGGTTTGCTGGGGACCCTTAAATTTCATTGGCCTTGCAGtggccattaaccccttccaagTGGCGCCTAAGATTCCAAAATGGCTGTTTGTGCTAAGCTATTTCATGGCGTATTTTAACAGCTGCCTCAATGCCGTCATTTATGGTCTTATGAATCAGAACTTCCGCAAGGAGTACAAAAGAATATTAATGTCTTTGTGGACTCCAAGACTGCTCTTCATTGACACTTCAAAAGGTGGAACTGAGGGGATTAAAAGCAAGCCATCACCAGCTGGTACTAATAACAATGAAGCCGATTTATATGTGTAA